Proteins encoded by one window of Roseibium sp. Sym1:
- a CDS encoding lytic transglycosylase domain-containing protein: MAVGSGSDPILHVIDTSKQAEAADEKRSVGTGNEPILHVIDADKQAKPAKNSKTAAVTRKASAKNSRSASKRSQAVSNDKYVSLIRKAAAKHGVPVKIAKAVVEVESNFNPGARGSAGEVGLMQIKPATARGIGYRGSTRALYDPATNLEWGMKYLAGAHKRAGGDLCGTILRYNAGHYAKRMNPVSRRYCSKVKRILASR; encoded by the coding sequence ATGGCGGTTGGATCAGGATCCGATCCGATCCTGCACGTGATCGACACGAGCAAACAGGCCGAGGCAGCCGACGAGAAACGGTCGGTCGGAACCGGCAATGAACCGATCCTGCATGTCATTGATGCCGACAAGCAGGCCAAGCCTGCCAAAAATTCGAAAACGGCAGCTGTGACGCGCAAGGCATCGGCCAAGAACTCCAGGTCTGCGAGCAAGCGCTCCCAGGCCGTCAGCAACGACAAATACGTGTCGCTGATCCGAAAGGCCGCGGCCAAGCACGGTGTGCCGGTCAAGATCGCCAAGGCGGTTGTTGAAGTTGAGAGCAACTTCAATCCGGGTGCACGTGGCAGCGCCGGTGAAGTCGGGCTGATGCAGATCAAGCCGGCGACGGCGCGGGGCATCGGCTATCGTGGCTCCACCCGGGCCCTCTACGATCCGGCAACCAACCTGGAATGGGGCATGAAATATCTTGCCGGTGCGCACAAGCGCGCAGGCGGTGATCTTTGCGGCACCATCCTGCGCTACAATGCCGGTCACTACGCCAAGCGCATGAACCCGGTGAGCCGGCGCTACTGCTCCAAGGTCAAGCGGATCCTGGCTTCCCGCTGA
- the pdxR gene encoding MocR-like pyridoxine biosynthesis transcription factor PdxR has protein sequence MTDPVAPEGILTLDRSGDVPLTEQIYRGFREAVRAGLLPSGTRLPSTRRLAESLEVARNTVNTAYDLLQAEGVITIRGGAAPRIAEGLLPEGAGTVAATSAAGPALSKRGRLISANLRGEGWYLKPGALQPGAPALDSFPYEEWARCLRRAARHERSNDLLYHNYSGLEILKQQIVSRLASERGVRATPEQILITSATQASLALLVQVLTDPGDEVWLEDPGYLGARTAFHGADLKIRPLPTDGEGADASSMAAGLPSPKMIYVTPSHQYPLGVRMPLSRRLALLKAARAAGAVILEDDYDSEFLFSGRPVAALYGLVEEGQAIYLGTFSKSLLPGLRIAYCVVPKHLAAPLTQLMRNMGCSANVQAQAALAWFMDSGAYRKHLKQIREIYQERGSLLVDVFKRRLGNQLEVVPPTGNVQVAMTFREPVDDIAVAKAMQEKGFAVSALSNCYLGETRKAGLIVGFAGATRDQIDRGADALAALLPRHVTG, from the coding sequence ATGACAGATCCAGTTGCGCCGGAAGGCATTCTGACCCTCGACAGGTCAGGTGACGTGCCGCTTACCGAGCAGATTTACCGTGGTTTTCGCGAGGCGGTGCGTGCGGGGCTTTTGCCGTCGGGCACCAGGCTGCCGTCGACACGGCGGCTGGCGGAGTCGCTGGAAGTCGCCAGGAACACCGTCAACACCGCCTATGACCTTTTGCAGGCTGAAGGTGTCATTACGATCCGGGGCGGTGCTGCCCCGCGGATCGCGGAAGGCCTGCTTCCGGAGGGAGCCGGGACGGTCGCGGCAACCAGTGCCGCCGGTCCCGCACTTTCGAAGCGGGGGCGGCTGATATCCGCCAATTTGCGCGGTGAGGGCTGGTACCTGAAACCCGGCGCCTTGCAACCGGGCGCCCCGGCCCTGGACAGCTTTCCCTATGAGGAGTGGGCGAGATGCCTGCGGCGCGCAGCGAGGCACGAGCGCAGCAACGACCTGCTGTACCACAACTACAGCGGTCTTGAGATCCTCAAACAGCAGATCGTGAGCCGTCTCGCCTCCGAACGGGGCGTGCGCGCCACGCCGGAACAGATTCTGATCACCAGTGCCACGCAGGCAAGCCTGGCTCTTCTGGTGCAGGTGCTCACCGATCCCGGCGACGAGGTCTGGCTCGAGGATCCGGGGTATCTGGGAGCACGGACGGCGTTCCATGGTGCGGACCTGAAGATCAGGCCCTTGCCGACGGACGGCGAGGGGGCGGATGCGTCATCAATGGCGGCCGGTTTGCCGTCGCCAAAAATGATCTATGTCACGCCGTCTCATCAATATCCGTTGGGCGTTCGCATGCCCCTTTCCCGCCGGCTTGCTCTCCTGAAGGCGGCACGGGCGGCCGGTGCGGTGATCCTGGAGGACGACTACGACAGCGAATTCCTGTTTTCCGGCAGGCCCGTCGCCGCACTCTACGGCCTTGTCGAAGAAGGGCAGGCAATCTATCTGGGCACCTTCTCCAAGAGCCTGCTGCCGGGATTGCGGATCGCCTATTGTGTCGTTCCCAAGCATCTGGCGGCCCCCTTGACGCAGCTCATGCGCAACATGGGGTGCTCGGCCAATGTGCAGGCGCAGGCGGCGCTGGCCTGGTTCATGGACAGCGGCGCCTATCGGAAACATCTCAAGCAGATCCGCGAAATCTACCAGGAGCGCGGGAGCCTGCTTGTCGACGTGTTCAAGCGGCGCCTGGGCAACCAGCTCGAAGTCGTGCCACCGACAGGCAATGTCCAGGTTGCCATGACCTTTCGTGAGCCCGTCGACGATATTGCCGTCGCCAAAGCCATGCAGGAGAAGGGATTCGCGGTGTCCGCCCTGAGCAATTGCTATCTGGGTGAAACCCGCAAGGCGGGACTCATTGTCGGGTTTGCCGGAGCCACCAGGGACCAGATCGACCGGGGTGCCGATGCCCTGGCGGCTCTCCTGCCGCGGCATGTCACGGGATAA
- a CDS encoding methyl-accepting chemotaxis protein, protein MFNNISVSKKIAAGFLTLALIGAVAGGVSAYQTHSALQEVKTASALSDLSAETATLTERIAGQALAVKSFLLTGNRDLLTKSENLNGEIQDQFAEVDAQVKASVPEFSDHVAALKSSWETWHSRIAQRQIELMRTPETVDMARAIDLTPDSSGLLAAVQQKSNELAAAVGAEREQSMIAQNAAMNTVQVVAIASALVLAVLAAILGFINHVAVSAPLSRLATVTEKLATGDTSQSIETGTRGDEIGLFGKALAVFRDNLIRTKELEEAAAAERENAERMKREEMEKVANEFESTVLNICNSMISRLDELHGSAGSLSTIANNTTEQALSVSAAAEQATTNVNTVASATEELSASIRAITEQVRSSSEIAQAAETEVGRSNDAVETVQQVVSRIGDVTKLITDIAEQTNLLALNATIEAARAGEAGKGFAVVASEVKALAEQTSKATEEIDRQISEMRQAADASTEATGSVAGMVQKISENTMAMSEAAEEQNQATTEIASSVSEAAQGTEGVSRSISEVSTAAGETASLSTEMNSAVSELHDQSNTLRVAMQDFLTKVRAA, encoded by the coding sequence ATGTTCAACAACATCTCTGTCAGCAAAAAAATCGCCGCGGGTTTCCTGACCCTTGCCCTGATTGGCGCCGTCGCCGGCGGTGTCAGCGCGTACCAGACCCACTCGGCTCTTCAGGAAGTCAAGACAGCCAGCGCCCTGTCCGATCTCAGCGCGGAAACCGCGACGCTCACGGAGCGGATCGCGGGACAGGCACTTGCCGTCAAGTCCTTTCTGCTGACCGGGAACCGGGACCTGCTGACAAAATCCGAAAACCTGAATGGCGAAATCCAGGATCAATTTGCCGAGGTCGATGCCCAGGTCAAGGCAAGCGTTCCGGAATTCAGCGATCACGTCGCGGCTCTGAAGAGCAGCTGGGAAACGTGGCATTCCAGGATTGCGCAAAGGCAGATCGAACTGATGCGCACCCCGGAAACGGTCGACATGGCAAGGGCCATCGACCTGACGCCGGACAGTTCCGGACTTCTGGCGGCCGTGCAACAGAAAAGCAATGAACTTGCTGCAGCGGTTGGCGCGGAACGCGAGCAATCCATGATCGCCCAGAACGCTGCCATGAACACGGTTCAGGTCGTTGCCATCGCCAGTGCTCTCGTGCTGGCCGTGCTGGCCGCCATTCTCGGTTTCATCAATCACGTTGCCGTTTCGGCCCCCCTTTCGCGTCTTGCGACCGTTACGGAAAAACTCGCCACGGGAGATACCTCACAGAGCATCGAAACCGGCACGCGCGGCGACGAAATCGGACTGTTCGGCAAGGCGCTCGCCGTTTTCCGTGACAACCTGATCCGCACCAAGGAACTTGAAGAGGCCGCAGCGGCCGAACGGGAAAACGCCGAGCGGATGAAGCGCGAGGAAATGGAAAAAGTCGCCAACGAGTTCGAATCCACCGTTCTCAACATCTGCAACAGCATGATCTCGAGGCTGGATGAACTTCACGGTTCCGCCGGATCGCTCTCGACCATCGCCAACAACACCACGGAGCAGGCGCTGTCCGTTTCCGCGGCGGCCGAGCAGGCCACCACCAACGTCAACACCGTCGCGAGCGCAACGGAGGAACTGTCCGCCTCCATCCGTGCGATCACGGAACAGGTCAGGTCCTCCTCGGAAATCGCCCAGGCCGCCGAGACGGAGGTGGGACGCTCCAACGATGCCGTGGAGACCGTGCAGCAGGTGGTCTCCCGCATCGGCGATGTCACGAAGCTGATTACCGATATTGCGGAACAGACCAATCTTCTGGCCCTGAACGCGACCATCGAGGCCGCCCGTGCCGGGGAAGCGGGCAAGGGATTTGCGGTCGTGGCGTCCGAAGTCAAGGCCCTGGCCGAACAGACGTCGAAGGCAACCGAAGAGATCGACCGTCAGATCAGTGAAATGCGCCAGGCGGCCGACGCGTCCACGGAAGCAACCGGGTCCGTCGCCGGAATGGTCCAGAAGATCTCGGAAAACACCATGGCCATGTCGGAGGCCGCCGAGGAGCAGAACCAGGCAACCACCGAAATTGCAAGCAGTGTTTCCGAAGCCGCTCAGGGAACCGAGGGCGTGTCCCGGTCCATCTCGGAAGTCAGCACGGCCGCCGGCGAGACCGCAAGCCTGAGCACCGAAATGAACAGCGCCGTCAGCGAATTGCACGACCAGTCCAACACGCTTCGCGTCGCCATGCAGGACTTCCTGACCAAGGTGCGGGCGGCCTGA
- a CDS encoding pyridoxamine 5'-phosphate oxidase family protein yields MSSIEKRQTADLPRYAKIRQMRRGNYDRSLAYEILDAGMVAHVGFIHENRPMVIPMAYARIDDQLFIHGASSTRIVKANGGGVPACLEVTMIDGFVVARSGFHHSVNYRCAIAHGTARVVEDPDLQTRALAAITDHLLPGRWDECRQMTATELKATGVLVFDIEHISTKVRTGGPVDDKEDLGTDVWAGVVPVVTALGQPLAAPDVPEKTPVPASVPAARRKFA; encoded by the coding sequence ATGTCCTCAATTGAAAAGCGGCAGACAGCGGACCTGCCGCGTTATGCGAAGATCCGGCAAATGAGACGGGGGAACTATGACCGCAGCCTCGCCTATGAAATCCTGGATGCGGGCATGGTTGCGCATGTCGGTTTCATTCACGAAAACCGGCCCATGGTCATTCCCATGGCCTATGCGCGGATCGACGACCAACTCTTCATCCATGGCGCGAGCTCCACGCGGATCGTCAAGGCCAATGGCGGCGGCGTGCCGGCCTGTCTGGAAGTGACCATGATCGACGGGTTTGTGGTCGCCCGTTCCGGCTTCCACCATTCGGTGAACTATCGCTGCGCCATCGCGCACGGGACTGCCCGTGTGGTCGAAGACCCGGACTTGCAAACCAGGGCCCTGGCCGCGATCACCGATCATCTTCTGCCGGGCCGCTGGGACGAATGCCGGCAGATGACGGCCACGGAGCTCAAGGCGACCGGCGTGCTGGTCTTCGACATCGAGCATATCAGCACCAAGGTGCGCACCGGAGGCCCGGTGGACGACAAGGAGGACCTCGGGACGGATGTCTGGGCCGGCGTCGTGCCCGTTGTCACCGCACTTGGCCAGCCTCTCGCCGCTCCGGACGTTCCGGAGAAGACGCCGGTTCCGGCGTCTGTTCCCGCTGCGCGCAGGAAATTCGCCTGA
- a CDS encoding molecular chaperone DjiA: protein MSVWSNLGAIVSSIGTGGAQMVDRLVQLVLARPEGTSSVGFTVAMIALSAKMAKADGVVTTDEILAFRELFDVPPNEERNVARLFNLAQEDIAGFDVYAKKLADLFPYDRKTLFDILDGLFHIAKADGVVHESEIGYLSKVAEVFGIDDREFAKVLARHVRKDGNPYEVLGLGPEAGDAELKAHYRREVQETHPDRLIARGVPEEFVRIANDRLAALNEAWAKICAERGL, encoded by the coding sequence GTGAGTGTCTGGAGCAATCTCGGGGCTATTGTAAGCTCGATCGGAACCGGTGGCGCCCAGATGGTGGATCGTCTGGTGCAGCTTGTGCTTGCGCGGCCGGAAGGAACCAGCAGCGTCGGCTTCACGGTGGCAATGATTGCCTTGTCCGCAAAGATGGCAAAGGCCGACGGCGTGGTGACCACCGACGAAATTCTGGCCTTCCGGGAGCTGTTTGACGTTCCGCCCAATGAAGAGCGCAATGTTGCCCGTCTGTTCAACCTGGCTCAGGAGGATATTGCCGGCTTTGACGTCTATGCCAAGAAACTTGCGGATCTGTTTCCCTACGACCGGAAGACCCTGTTCGACATCCTGGATGGCCTTTTTCACATTGCGAAAGCTGACGGAGTCGTCCACGAAAGCGAAATAGGCTACCTTTCGAAGGTGGCCGAGGTCTTCGGGATCGACGATCGCGAATTCGCGAAGGTTTTGGCCAGGCATGTGCGCAAGGACGGAAATCCGTACGAGGTGCTGGGCCTGGGGCCGGAGGCCGGTGATGCGGAACTGAAGGCCCATTACCGGCGCGAGGTCCAGGAAACCCATCCTGACCGGCTGATTGCGCGGGGTGTTCCGGAGGAGTTCGTCCGGATCGCCAATGATCGTCTGGCCGCACTGAACGAAGCCTGGGCAAAGATCTGTGCGGAAAGAGGCCTATGA
- a CDS encoding N-acetylmuramoyl-L-alanine amidase codes for MSVATDTGVKARIHPSPNHGQRAQGAPIDMVVLHYTGMPTAEEALRRLCDPRTEVSAHYFVDEDGSILQCVPESRRAWHCGRSFWKGESDVNSRSIGVEIVNPGHEHGYRAFPDAQVEAVIALVRDICDRHGIHPWMVLAHSDIAPDRKDDPGELFPWGRLAAAGIGLWVEPFPLGGGVLMQEGDAGQPVEALQSMLALYGYEIDINGNFDLRTRQVVTAFQRHFRQEKVDGVVDESTIETLNTLLRSLPTLGSRS; via the coding sequence ATGAGCGTAGCGACCGATACGGGCGTAAAAGCGAGAATTCATCCTTCGCCCAATCATGGCCAGCGGGCCCAGGGCGCACCGATCGACATGGTTGTCCTTCACTACACGGGCATGCCGACCGCGGAAGAAGCGCTTCGAAGACTGTGCGACCCGCGCACGGAAGTCTCGGCCCATTATTTCGTCGACGAGGACGGATCCATCCTGCAATGCGTTCCAGAGTCGCGCCGGGCCTGGCATTGCGGGCGGAGCTTCTGGAAGGGCGAGAGCGATGTCAACTCCCGCTCCATCGGCGTCGAAATTGTCAATCCGGGCCATGAACACGGCTACCGTGCGTTTCCGGACGCGCAGGTTGAAGCCGTTATCGCGCTTGTGCGCGACATCTGCGACCGCCACGGCATTCATCCGTGGATGGTCCTCGCACATTCCGACATCGCCCCGGACCGCAAGGACGACCCGGGCGAGCTGTTTCCATGGGGCCGGCTGGCGGCGGCAGGGATCGGTCTGTGGGTTGAGCCCTTTCCGCTGGGCGGAGGGGTCCTGATGCAGGAAGGTGATGCCGGCCAGCCGGTGGAGGCTTTGCAGTCCATGCTGGCACTGTATGGCTACGAAATCGATATCAACGGCAATTTCGATCTCAGGACCCGGCAGGTCGTAACCGCGTTTCAACGGCATTTCCGGCAGGAGAAGGTCGATGGAGTCGTCGACGAATCCACCATCGAGACGCTGAACACCCTGCTCAGAAGTCTGCCGACTCTGGGGTCCCGGTCTTAG
- a CDS encoding 3-hydroxybutyrate dehydrogenase — protein MANGNLKGRTALVTGSVQGIGLAIALKLAEAGCRVAVHGLASAEDKARALAAVKAAGAPETRFFETDLRDPYAIDAMMEKVEQWGGPDILVNNAGIQQTAPIAKMPQVTWDAILSVNLSAAFHTMRRALPGMAERGYGRVINIASVHGLVASVNKAPYVASKFGLVGLSKVAALEYAAAGSRDSGGVTVNCICPGWTETELIRPQVEARAEEFGGDRDKGIASLLSEKQPSMRLSDPSEIGEAIIWLASPLAHNVTGISLPIDGGWTAQ, from the coding sequence ATGGCCAATGGAAACTTGAAGGGGCGTACCGCTCTTGTAACAGGTTCGGTTCAGGGGATCGGCCTGGCGATTGCTCTGAAACTTGCCGAGGCCGGTTGCCGGGTCGCGGTCCACGGACTCGCGTCGGCTGAGGACAAGGCGCGCGCGCTGGCGGCCGTCAAGGCTGCGGGTGCCCCCGAAACGCGGTTTTTTGAGACCGATCTCCGCGATCCATATGCCATCGACGCGATGATGGAAAAAGTCGAGCAATGGGGCGGGCCCGATATTCTCGTCAACAACGCCGGCATTCAGCAGACCGCGCCGATCGCCAAGATGCCGCAGGTCACATGGGACGCCATCCTCTCGGTCAACCTGAGTGCGGCGTTCCACACCATGAGGCGGGCCCTGCCGGGCATGGCGGAGCGTGGCTACGGCCGTGTTATCAACATTGCGTCCGTGCACGGGCTGGTGGCTTCGGTAAACAAGGCGCCGTATGTCGCTTCGAAATTTGGACTGGTGGGCCTGTCCAAGGTTGCCGCCCTCGAATATGCCGCGGCCGGCAGCAGGGACAGTGGTGGTGTCACGGTGAACTGCATATGCCCCGGGTGGACCGAGACCGAACTGATCCGGCCGCAAGTCGAGGCGCGGGCGGAGGAGTTCGGTGGAGATCGCGACAAGGGGATTGCCAGCCTCCTTTCCGAAAAACAGCCGAGTATGCGCTTGTCGGATCCTTCGGAAATCGGGGAAGCGATCATCTGGCTCGCAAGTCCGCTCGCACACAATGTGACCGGGATCTCCCTGCCGATCGATGGAGGCTGGACAGCGCAGTGA